Proteins encoded in a region of the Salminus brasiliensis chromosome 2, fSalBra1.hap2, whole genome shotgun sequence genome:
- the fgfr1op2 gene encoding FGFR1 oncogene partner 2 homolog, translating to MACSLEKVLSDARSLVERLRDHDNAAEILIEQTTLLNKRVEAMKQYQEEIEALNQVARHRPRSTLVMSIQQENRQIRELQQENKELRTSLEEHQSALELIMSKYREQVFRLLMASKRDDPAIVTQLKEQHTNEMQAHIDKINEMATVMRKAIEVDEGRICEDEERIKQLELENRGLRELLGISREAFLVLKRDEASESTSLSPLVSSTDLSMRKS from the exons ATGGCTTGCTCTCTGGAGAAGGTGCTGTCGGACGCCAGGTCTCTGGTGGAGCGGCTTCGAGACCACGATAACGCCGCAGAGATCCTCATCGAGCAGACCACCCTGCTGAACAAACGGGTCGAGGCTATGAagcag TATCAGGAGGAGATCGAGGCGTTAAATCAAGTGGCGAGGCATCGACCACGATCGACTCTAGTCATGAGCATTCAGCAAGAGAACCGACAAATAAGGGAACTCCAACAGGAAAATAAAG AGTTGCGTACGTCTTTGGAAGAGCACCAGTCCGCGCTGGAGCTGATCATGAGTAAATACAGAGAGCAGGTGTTTCGCCTCCTCATGGCCAGCAAGAGAGACGACCCTGCTATTGTCACACAGCTAAAAGAGCAGCACACTAAC gAGATGCAGGCACACATAGACAAGATAAATGAGATGGCTACAGTAATGAGGAAGGCCATTGAGGTGGATGAAGGGCGGATCTGTGAAGACGAGGAGCGGATCAAGCAGCTGGAG CTGGAGAACAGAGGTCTGCGGGAGTTATTGGGGATCAGTCGAGAGGCCTTTCTGGTGCTGAAGAGAGACGAGGCATCCGAGAGCACTTCTCTGTCACCACTCGTTTCCAGCACTGACTTGAGTATGAGGAAGAGCTAG
- the tm7sf3 gene encoding transmembrane 7 superfamily member 3, which translates to MKSPIRRGAGGGRSGGGGSGLLIIVLSCLRVLHAQDENQVVFSLGTFQNVSVPVNGSVQAVVSRIPADVAFITLQFHTQHRNATLSYRSVPLYGSSLTAVDSGLLFLLLPSQSSLSCFLLAPDGDPVAGTGVLLPYTSTDPIPGACNLEFPLENDPNIYLRYNLFETIIRFSPANIGHARGVSPPACDVDTGSSTRWRLEYDVYQYFLPENDLSEQSLISSMERAASVSSMVKNGRKLMTLSSRDRTEVSFNSIPGQGVLYSIIVRDPLSNTSASYIPVHTYACSFASTVDGCTTLGRTSTKVFFTIVGLAGLFICFLGHRFFKCELFCMGFGFTAFFFFVLITRTTPLDYDIRLALTAVMGVVGGVILVMTWWRFGSVMVCVVVVGLIHGFLFASIIFFTPLGDLAVFRNDVAFWVTFCCIVLILPLIFIRWPREGNIATCGVVGAYMVVLAVNAYTYTSLSYITLDVLKRFLNNNFSRAFISVPLQNIDFIMITVWVVLAISGMVLQLYRERLRPFFPPSPYIMWCQERERRKTNVLDPSHHTPAFPARLLARLRQLTRHTEPAGERTPLLL; encoded by the exons ATGAAGTCTCCTATCAGGAGAGGAGCGGGGGGTGGTCGAAGTGGAGGTGGCGGCAGTGGTTTACTGATTATCGTCCTTTCATGCCTCCGTGTTCTGCACGCACAGGATGAGA aCCAGGTGGTGTTCTCCCTTGGAACGTTCCAGAACGTGAGTGTACCTGTGAATGGGAGTGTGCAGGCAGTTGTGTCCCGAATCCCTGCTGATGTGGCCTTCATCACACTGCAGTTTCACACTCAGCACCGTAACGCTACACTATCGTACAGGAGT gttCCACTGTATGGTTCTTCACTTACGGCGGTCGATTCTGGGCTTCTGTTTCTCCTCCTGCCCTCTCAGTCttctctctcctgcttcctGTTAGCTCCAGATGGAGATCCTGTTGCGGGCACTGGTGTTCTACTGCCCTACACAAGCACTG ATCCTATTCCTGGGGCCTGTAATCTGGAATTTCCTCTGGAGAATGACCCAAACATCTACCTGCGTTACAACCTTTTTGAGACAATCATTCGCTTTTCTCCTGCTAACATTGGACATGCAAG AGGCGTCTCTCCCCCTGCCTGTGATGTGGATACTGGCTCCAGCACTCGCTGGAGGTTAGAGTATGACGTATATCAGTACTTCCTCCCTGAGAACGACCTGTCAGAGCAGAGCCTGATCAGCAGCATGGAGAGGGCTGCCAGTGTGTCGAGCATGGTGAAAAACGGGAGAAAG CTGATGACGTTGTCCTCCAGAGACCGCACGGAGGTGTCCTTTAACTCTATCCCAGGACAGGGAGTACTCTACTCCATTATAGTGAGAGACCCTCTCTCCAACACCTCAGCGTCATACATCCCTGTTCACACCTACGCCTGCAGCTTTGCCTCCACTGTAGATGGCTGCACCACGTTAG GGAGAACATCTACCAAAGTGTTTTTCACCATTGTAGGACTTGCAGGACTCTTCATATGCTTCTTAGGACATCGCTTTTTCAAATGTG AGCTGTTCTGTATGGGCTTTGGATTCACtgctttcttcttcttcgtgCTGATCACGAGAACCACCCCCCTGGATTATGATA TCCGACTGGCGCTGACAGCAGTGATGGGCGTGGTCGGAGGTGTGATCTTGGTGATGACGTGGTGGCGGTTTGGTTCAGTGATGGTGTGCGTTGTGGTGGTTGGACTCATCCACGGCTTTCTCTTCGCGTCCATCATCTTCTTCACACCTCTCG GTGACCTGGCTGTCTTTCGTAACGATGTGGCATTCTGGGTGACGTTCTGCTGCATTGTGCTGATTTTGCCCCTGATCTTCATCCGATGGCCCAGAGAG ggTAATATAGCCACATGTGGAGTGGTGGGGGCATATATGGTTGTGCTGGCTGTGAACGCTTACACCTACACCAGTCTCTCCTACATCACTCTGGATGTTCTCAAGCGTTTCCTCAACAACAACTTTAGCAGAGCCTTCATCTCAGTGCCCCTGCAGAACATTG ATTTCATCATGATCACAGTATGGGTGGTTCTGGCTATCTCGGGCATGGTGCTGCAGCTCTACAGAGAACGCTTGCGACCCTTCTTCCCCCCCAGCCCATACATAATGTGGTGCCAAGAGCGAGAACGGCGAAAGACTAACGTGCTGGACCCAAGCCACCACACTCCCGCTTTCCCCGCACGCCTGCTGGCCCGCCTCCGCCAGCTCACTCGCCACACCGAACCTGCTGGCGAGCGCACGCCCCTCCTGCTCTGA
- the med21 gene encoding mediator of RNA polymerase II transcription subunit 21: protein MADRLTQLQDAVNSLADQFCNAIGVLQQCAPPASFSNIQTAINKDQPSNPTEEYAQLFAALIARTAKDVDVLIDSLPSEESTAALQAASLRQLEEENHEAAARLEEVVYRGDLLLEKIQSALADIAQSQLRTRSGTSSQSMTPDP from the exons ATGGCGGACAGGCTAACGCAGCTCCAAGACGCAGTCAATTCA TTGGCTGATCAGTTCTGCAATGCCATTGGAGTGCTGCAGCAGTGCGCGCCACCTGCTTCCTTCAGCAACATCCAGACGGCCATCAACAAGGACCAGCCGTCAAACCCCACAGAAG AATATGCACAGCTTTTTGCAGCCCTGATTGCAAGGACAGCGAAAGATGTTGACGTCTTGATCGACTCTCTGCCCAGTGAAGAATCTACAGCTGCTTTACAG GCTGCTAGCTTGAGGCAGTTGGAGGAGGAGAACCATGAGGCAGCAGCACGACTAGAAGAAGTGGTGTACAGAGGAGATCTACTGCTGGAGAAGATCCAGAGTGCCCTGGCTGACATTGCCCAATCACAACTACGCACACGCAGTGGCACGTCCAGCCAGTCCATGACTCCTGATCCTTGA